The genomic DNA CGACGCAGGTCCAGGTCCACGCGGCCCGGCGCCGGCAGCGGCACGAGCGCCGGGGCCTCGGCGGCCACGGCCAGCTCGATGTACTGCCACTGCGGGCCATCCGGCGCGAGCTGCACGCTGTCGCCCTTCACCAGGGGCGCGGTGATGGAGGGCGGCTCGGCCTCGGCGGAGGTGGAGCAGCCGAGCATCATGCCCAGGGTGACGACGGCGCCCAGGCCCAGGCTGGCGGTGGTGAACCAACGGGAAAGACGGGAGGAGAGGGAGGGGGTTGGATTCATGGAAGGGCGTTCCGGGAGGGGAAGGGAAGAGCGGAGGGTCAGAAGTGCGCGCGCAGCTCGGCGGGGGCCTGGGGGCCGGTGGCATGGGCCCGGTCGAGCGCCACCGAGAGGCGGAAGGCGTTGAGGTCGAGCTCCGCGGCGTCGAGGAGGAGCTGGCCATAGGTGCGGCGCGCGAAGAGCAGGTCCTGCAGCGAGGCGCCTCCCGCCTTCACCGCGGCGTCCAGCCGCTCCACCAGCGTGGAGGCGAGGGGCAGGTTCTGCTGGCGCACCCGCTGGCGCCGGCGCTCGAGCGCGTCGCGCTGGGCGGTGAGTGCCCGCAGGTCACGCTGGGCCTGGGCGGTGAGTTGCTGCCGCGTGCGCTCGGCGGCCTCGGCCTGGGCGCTCGCGAGGCGCGCGGATGCCTGGCCGTGATCGAAGACCGGCAGGGGAAAGGACATCCCCACGAAGAGGGAGTCGAGCTGGTTGCCCGACTCGGTGAAGCGGTCATGGACATACCCGGCGCGGAACGTGGGGTCCGGCACCCAGCCGCGCCGCGCGAGCGTGAGGTCCGCCTGGGCGCTCTGGCGCTGGGCCTGGAGCGCACGCAGGTCGGGCCGCTGCTGGACGTCTCCGGGCTCGGAGGCTGGACGCGCCAGGCGCCGGGTGAGGAAGGCGGCCGCCGTCTCCCGGTGGTCGAAGGGCACGCACGCGAGGCCCGCCACGCGCGAGCACTCCAGCAGGGCCTCGGTCAGATGGCTGTGCTCCTCGGCGAGCTGCCCCTGCAACTGGGCCTCCTCGAGCACCGCCCGGTCCACGTCCAGGCCCGCGGTGTCGCCGCGCTGCTGACGGATGCGCTGCAACTCGGTGAGCCGGGCCGCGTCGGTGGTCAGCCGCTCCAGCTCGTCCAGGCGCACCTGCGCGGTGGCCACCGCCGCCACGCGCTCCAGCAAGTCATAGGTGCGCTCGCGCAACTCCGACTGCACGTCGAGCGCGGTGGACGCGAGCGCGGCGCGCGCGGATTGTTGCCGGGGGCCCCGCTTGCCCAGCTCCACGAGCTGCGAGATGCCCGCCTGGTAATTGGGCACGTCTCGCAGGCGGTGGAGCCCCGGCGGGTTGGTGGGGCCGAGCGGCAGCGTGTTCCAGGAGAGATCCAACTCGGGGTTGGGCAGCAGCCGGGTGCGCGTCAGGTCCGCCTGGGCCGAGTCCACGCGGGAGCGCGCCTGGGTGAACTCGGTGGAGCGCTCCCACAGCAACTGGGCGAGTCCGTCCTCGTCGGGCAGGGAGTCCAGGGAGAGCGAGTCACGGGTAGCGGCGGCCGATGGAGCAACGGCGGCCGTGGACCCGGCGGAGGCGGTGGAGGCCCCGAGGAGCAGACAGGAGAGGAACAGGGACGGAACGCGGCGCAAGGACAGGGCTCCCAGTGGGTTCTGGGCTGTCCCTGGGCAACATCCGTGCCCATTCGCTTCCAAATGATTCCGAGGGGTTGGCCTCGCCCCCCACTTCAAGGAACTTGCAGACGCGGGGCGGACTTCAAGATCCTTGCATTGAAGAATCCTTCAATGGCTGTCCGGAAGAGGTGCGGTGTGTCCACGCAGGGTGTGCGACGAAGCTCGGAGTGCGGCGTGTGGGTGCTGCTGGTGCTGGTGCTGCACGCGGCGTGTGTCACGGGAGTACCGCGCACGACTCCGGGCCAGAGAGGACGGCAAGAGGCGCCGAGGGTCACGTACGACGTGGACGTGATGGAGGCGGGGAGGGTGGAGCCGAAACCGGTGGCGGTGTCCCCGGCGGAGTTTCAGCGGGCGGTGAGGGTGCTGGCGAGAGAGGTGCGGTGGAAGGGCACTCCGCGAGAGGCGGCGCGAGCGCTGCTGGAGGTGGCGGAAGAGGCGAGAGAAGCCGAGCGCGTGAGGATGGAGGGGGAGTGGAGGGCGGAGGGAGCGAGAGGCCAGGTGTACTCGTTGGTGCCGGTGAGCCAGACGGGGCCGGTGCCGCTCACGCCGGAGGCGGAGGAGGCGCTGAGGGCGAGGTACGTGGGGTGGTGCGAGAAGAGAGGAGGCGGGGATTGCCTGGGCCTGTTGGAGGACGGGCCGTACCTGGGGATGGAGGACAGGAGGACGTGGGCGCTGGCGCTGGCGATGGGCCCGGTGCTGGACGAGACACGCGAGGCGCTGGCGCACGAGGTGTTGGATGTGAGGGGCGTGGTGGCGCTGGTGGTGTGGACGGTGTCGCTCTACTGCATGGCGTGGGTGGTGCCCGAGCCGACGGTGAAGGCAGTGGCCGCGAGCCTGACGGTAATGTTGGTGGCGTGGTTGGGGTTGGACACGGTGTGGGGGTTGATGGAGGGGTGGATGAGGCTGGCCACCCGAGCGCACGAGGCGAGCACCTTCGGGGAGTTGAGGGAGGCGGGCGAGGAGTACGCGAAGGTATTGGGAGGGAGCGCGGCGCGGGTGCTGGTGTTGGCGGTGGGGGCGCTGATGGGGCACACGGTGGGCCAGGTGGCGGCGAGGGTGAAGGCGCTGCCGGGATTCACGTCGGCGGGGGCGAGGTGGGAGGCGCAGCGGGGCGGGGCCGAGGTGATGGGGCGAGTGGACGTCAGCGCGCGGGACGCGCTGGTGGCGGCGGTGGAGACGGTGGAGTGGGTGGCGGCGACGCCAGGCGGAGCGCTGGCGGTGGTGCAGTTGAAGAAGGGAGGGGGCTCGGCGGGAGGTGGCCGAGGCACGGGGACGGTGCTACGGCACCGGGGAGGCAACCGGCAGATGGTGCTGGGCAACGGGCAGCGCTGGCACTTGCCGAGAGGAAAGTCGGAGGGAGACATCCCGGCCGAGGATGTGGTGGGGGATGAGCTCCAGAAGGCGGTGACGGAAGCGGCGAGGAAGTGGACGCCCAACGAACTCACCCTCAATGAGCAACGCGCCATCGAGAAGGCGCTGAGAGAAGGTGAGTACTGGCTGGCGCGCCTATTGGAGCGGGAGGCTCGGGGCCGCTTTGTGGAGACGGAGGTGGGGAAGCGGTTCAAGCATCTCTACGACTTCAACCGGAACAAGGGAGTTGATGTGATTGACCCCGCGACGGGCCGAAAATACGAGATTCTTTCCGGGACGGAGTCGAACCTGGCACGGCATGGCAGACGCATGGCGGGCGAGTTCTTCCGGATGCTCACCTTTTGAGGGGGCGGATGCTCTTCACCAAGGTCTTCTATGAGGACAAGGAAATCGAGAACGAGAGACTGGAGCTGACCGACAAGGGGTCGCTCTATTTTCTCGGCTCCAACCTGACGTTGCGGAATTGCACAATCGTTTTGAAGGTGCCGGCTCGGAACTTCTTCATCGACGGAGTTCGCTTCATCGATTGCACCTTCGATGTGAAGCAGGAGTTGAAGAACTTCCAGCAATGGGTGCATGGCTCTCTCAAGGGTTGCCGCTTCACAGGTCGTTTGTCGGGAAATTCCTTCGGGCACTGGCCCCACTACGCGGACGGTTGGGAGCACGGCGCCATCGAGGACTGTGACTTCTCCGAGGCGCGTCTGAATGGCTGCCGCTTCATGGGGTGCGATCCGAGCACCCTGCGCCTGCCCGGCTGGCCCCATTTCACTGTGTTGGATCCGGTCCACCGGGCGCCTGAACTGCTCCGCGTTCCCTGGCCGGGCCGACATGGAGACGTCACCGTGGGTGTGCTCAACAAGCAGCCTCCGGGCACCGCGGCCGTGACGATGTTCGCCCCTATCATCGCCAAGGAGGACGAGTCCACCGAGGAGGAGATCCGGGCTCACATCGAGCGCTTCGACTTCATCCGTTTCTGAGGCGTCGGTGCGTCAGGACCCCTCGCCCAGGCGCTTGAGGAAGGTGGGGTAGGACAGGCCGAGCACCTTGGCCGCTTCCATGCGCCGGCCTCCCAGGCGCTCCAGCACCCAGCGGGTATAGAGGCGTTCCACGTCCTTGAGCGCGCGAGGAGGACCCGCGAGCATGAGCGAGGGCATGGGCTTGCCGCCTTGCAGGACATCCAGTTCCAGCTCGGGGCCGGACTCCATCACCAGGGCGCGCTCGATGATGTTGCGCAGCTCGCGCACGTTGCCAGGGAAGGGGTAGGTGGCGAGCCGGGCGCGCGCGAGCCCCGAGCGTGGCGTCCTTGCGGCCCAACTCCCGGCGCAGGTCCGCGAGGATTCCCTCGGCCAGGGGGAGGATGTCCTCGTGCTGTTCGCGCAGTGGCGGGATGTCGATGCGGAAGACGCCCAACAACCTGGTGGAGCGCCAGCTGCGCGACCTGGTGCTGGGACGCAAAAACCACTACGGCTCCAAGTCCCTGCGCGGCACCGAGGTAGCCGCCCTCTTCTACTCGCTGATTGAGACGGCTCGTCTGGGCGGTGAGGACCCGGGGCGCTACCTGCTGCGCGCCGCGCTCGCCGCCATCGACAACCCCGGCACCGTCACGCTCCCCTCCAGCTCCGACTGAACACGCCTTCGCGCCTCGTCTTGAGACCCGGGCGTGCTCGCCCTGTCCAGACGGGGCACGGCGAGCTGTTACGATGATATCATCGGCTCTCACCGAGGGCCGACGATGAAGATCTATGATGAGGGTGCTGAGTCACTACACGAGATCCTGAGAGCCGCCAGTTCCGACCAGGGCGCGACCTTGCTGGTGCCCGACCTCCAGCGCCCGTACGTGTGGAGCCCGAGCCAGGTCACGCTTCTCGTCGACTCTTTACTTCGCGGCTGGCCGTTCGGCACGCTGCTGCTTTGGAGCGTCCATAAGGAGGATCTCGCAGGTATCCCGTCGCGGCCGTTTTGGCGCATCGCTGACCGTACTGACGAGTTTGATGACGCGCAGGTCAGTAAGAGCAACCCACCTGCGCAGTTCCGCATGGTCCTCGACGGCCAGCAACGATTGCAGAGCCTCCTGCTCGCATTCGGTGGCGACAGTTGGGGCTTTCGTCTCCTGGACCAGGAATGGTCGATGGTCCTGGACGCCGAGCGCCCCAAGGGCAAGAACGCGAAGCGCCACTGGTCACTTGGCCACTTGTCTCTCGACGTGTGGGCGTTCCGTGAGCGTGTGAAGGAAGTGGGGGGCGTCGGGAACGTCGACTTCCGCGATGTCTTGTCGTGGGTCGTGCAGAGCCCAAATGACGGGCGTTCCACGCTGTCGCGCCCGGCAAACTACAAGCATCCGATTGCCAGCGCGCTCGACGCCGAGAACAAGGGGCGCTTTGTTCGCCTCAGTCGGCTGTGGGATCTCGCGTCCACGCAGCCCGGACTCTTCGAGCAGCACTTCCGACAGAAACTCAAGCCGCTCCTCAGTGCGCACGACGTCCCCAAGGAAATCATCGAGGACGTGCTCGTGCCGCTTGCCGAACTCGTAGTCACCCTGGTCAGCATCAAGCAATCGAAGGTCTCATATCTTCAACTCTCGCCGTTCGATGCCGAGGTGATCAACCAAGACGTCTACAACGACGCCATCGTCAACATTTTCACGCGACTCAACACCGCTGGTCGCGCGCTTACGCGCCAAGAAATCACCTTCGCGTGGATCAAAACCGGATGGGATGCCAGCAAGACCAGCAACCGCACGGCGGGACGATGCTTCGAAGACCTGAACGAAGCGCTTGCCGCCGCAGGTGTCTCCATCGACATCGACGCGCTCGTTGGTTTGGTGTCCGCCATGTGGTCGGTGCTCCATCGAGACGGCGCCTTGCTCACGGCGACCGACCTTCTTCGCGGCGAAAAAGTGCGGCCAATGGCCCAGGACCTCGTGAAGAACTGGGACATCTTGGTCGCTAACGCCGTGGAAGGTGCGCAGCTCGTCCAAGACCGTGGATTCCGGTTCGGTGAGCACTATCGTTCGCTCAATGTCCTCACGCTACTGCTTGCGTGGCGATTGCTCGGACGTTGGTGGCTTGAGGCGCATCCTTTGTCGGTCGCAGACCGCGATGGGTTTGAGAAGTCCCTTGATGTTGCATTCAAGGACCACTGCGACCGTTGGATTCTGCTGTCGCAATGGTCGGGCCGATGGGTCAAATCGACCGACAAGGCCTTCGCGGAATACACCAAGGACTTGGCCACCGACTGGTCGAAGCTCGCCGTGCTCGCCTCGCCGGACGACGTCATTGGTGCGCTCAAGACTCGCATGGATGTGTGGATTGGAGCGCTACAGGCAGAGTCGTCCAAGTACATCGATGACCTCGCCGTGCTCACGCGCAACCGCGTGCATGATTATTACCTGCCGCTATGGCTCTGGCACCGGCTCGATGCGCAGCGCTGGAAGGCATCTGCCCTTCCGTTGCGTGAGTCGAAGCGCGGCAGCCCGAGTCTCGACGTCGACCACATCGTGGCCGTGAAGCTCTGGGAGACCTTGCCTGGAGCGCAGGCGCAAGCGCAGGCGGACGCCGATGACGAGTCTGCGCTGAGCGCCGACGACCTGTCGACGACGATGAACGCTCTCGGCAACTGCTGCTTGCTTGAGAAGTCCTTCAACATCGCGAAGAGCGCGGAGTCGCTCCGCGCGTTCTTGGAGCGAGTTCACGAGTTCAAGACCGGGCAGCTCAAGGTGGACGACTGGACGAGGGAACTTGGCGTGGACGCGATGTTGGTCGACCCTAGCGACAAGCCTGCGGTCGACGTGCGACTGGTCGTCGAAGCGCGAACCACCGCGATGAAAGCCGAACTCAAGGAATATCTTGTCGGCACGCGGCAGCGCGCCGACGTGTAACGCACAACCTGCGGATTCGCTTTCCTCATGTCCGTTTCGACATGAATTCTAAGTCCCCGGCGGGGGAGGTGGTGTGGACAGCAAGCGGGTGAGGTGGCGAGGCTCGGAGTGCGGCGTGTGGGTGCTGCTGGTGCTGGTGCTGCACGCGGCGTGTGTCACGGGAGTACCGCGCACGACTCCGGGCCAGAGAGGACGGCAAGAGGCGCCGAGGGTCACGTACGACGTGGACGTGATGGAGGCGGGGAGGGTGGAGCCGAAACCGGTGGCGGTGTCCCCGGCGGAGTTTCAGCGGGCGGTGAGGGTGCTGGCGAGAGAGGTGCGGTGGAAGGGCACTCCGCGAGAGGCGGCGCGAGCGCTGCTGGAGGTGGCGGAAGAGGCGAGAGAAGCCGAGCGCGTGAGGATGGAGGGGGAGTGGAGGGCGGAGGGAGCGAGAGGCCAGGTGTACTCGTTGGTGCCGGTGAGCCAGACGGGGCCGGTGCCGCTCACGCCGGAGGCGGAGGAGGCGCTGAGGGCGAGGTACGTGGGGTGGTGCGAGAAGAGAGGAGGCGGGGATTGCCTGGGCCTGTTGGAGGACGGGCCGTACCTGGGGATGGAGGACAGGAGGACGTGGGCGCTGGCGCTGGCGATGGGCCCGGTGCTGGACGAGACACGCGAGGCGCTGGCGCACGAGGTGTTGGATGTGAGGGGCGTGGTGGCGCTGGTGGTGTGGACGGTGTCGCTCTACTGCATGGCGTGGGTGGTGCCCGAGCCGACGGTGAAGGCAGTGGCCGCGAGCCTGACGGTAATGTTGGTGGCGTGGTTGGGGTTGGACACGGTGTGGGGGTTGATGGAGGGGTGGATGAGGCTGGCCACCCGAGCGCACGAGGCGAGCACCTTCGGGGAGTTGAGGGAGGCGGGCGAGGAGTACGCGAAGGTATTGGGAGGGAGCGCGGCGCGGGTGCTGGTGTTGGCGGTGGGGGCGCTGATGGGGCACACGGTGGGCCAGGTGGCGGCGAGGGTGAAGGCGCTGCCGGGATTCACGTCGGCGGGGGCGAGGTGGGAGGCGCAGCGGGGCGGGGCCGAGGTGATGGGGCGAGTGGACGTCAGCGCGCGGGACGCGCTGGTGGCGGCGGTGGAGACGGTGGAGTGGGTGGCGGCGACGCCAGGCGGAGCGCTGGCGGTGGTGCAGTTGAAGAAGGGAGGGGGCTCGGCGGGAGGTGGCCGAGGCACGGGGACGGTGCTACGGCACCGGGGAGGCAACCGGCAGATGGTGCTGGGCAACGGGCAGCGCTGGCACTTGCCGAGAGGAAAGTCGGAGGGAGACATCCCGGCCGAGGATGTGGTGGGGGATGAGCTCCAGAAGGCGGTGACGGAAGCGGCGAGGAAGTGGACGCCCAACGAACTCACCCTCAATGAGCAACGCGCCATCGAGAAGGCGCTGAGAGAAGGTGAGTACTGGCTGGCGCGCCTATTGGAGCGGGAGGCCCGCGGGCGTTTCGTCCACACGCAGGTCAGGACGCGTTTCGAGGGACTTTTCCGATTCAATCACCGAGGTGTGGACGTAATTGATCCCAATACGGGTCACAGGTACGAGATTCTTTCCGGGACAGAGTCGAATCTGGCGCGACATGGCAGGCGCATGGCGGGCGAGTTCTTTCGGATGCTCACTTTCTGAGGGGGTTGAAGATGGGATGGCTCGAAAATGTCATCTTCAAGGATCAGGAAATCGAAGGCAGACGGTTGGAGCTGACCGATAAAAACTCGCTCTACTATCTCAGCGTTGGTTTGGTGGTGAGGAATTGCACCATCGTGTTGAAGGTGTCCGCGAAGAACCTGATCATCAATCAGTCGAGTTTCATCGGCTGTACCTTCGAGGTGAAGCAGGAGTTGAAGAATCACCAATCATGGGTGAATGCGTCACTGAAAGGTTGCCGGTTCACGGGGCGTTTGTCGGGGTGTACCTTTGGGTACTGGCCCGACTCCGCGAGCGGATGGGAGCACGGCGCCATCGAGGACTGTGACTTCTCCGAGGCGCGTCTGAATGGCTGTCGCTTCATGGGGTGCGATCCGAGCACCCTGCGCTTGCCTGGGTGGCCCCATTTCACCGTGTTGGATCCGGTCCACCGGGCTCCTGAACTGCTCCGCGTTCCCTGGCCGGGCCGACATGGAGACGTCACCGTGGGCGTGCTCAACAAGCAGCCTCCGGGCACCGCGGCCGTGACGATGTTCGCCCCCATCATCGCCAAGGAGGACGAGTCCACCGAGGAGGAGATCCGGGCTCACATCGAGCGCTTCGACTTCATCCGTTTCTGAGGCGTTGGTGCGTCAGGAGCCCTCGCCCAGGCGCTTGAGGAAGGTGGGGTAGGACAGGCCGAGCACCTTGGCCGCTTCCATGCGCCGGCCTCCCAGGCGCTCCAGCACCCAGCGGGTATAGAGGCGTTCCACGTCCTCGAGCGCGCGAGGAGGGCCCGCGAGCACGAAGGACTCCGGGTCCATGTCGGGCACGGCCGCCGCCAGCGAGGGCATGGGCTTGCCGCCTTGCAGGACATCCAGTTCCAGCTCAGGGCCGGACTCCATCACCAGGGCGCGCTCGATGATGTTGCGCAGCTCGCGCACGTTGCCAGGGAAGGGGTAGGTGGCGAGCCGGGCGCGCGCGCGAGCCCCGAGCATGGCGTCCTTGCGGCCCAACTCCCGGCGCAGGTCCGCGAGG from Melittangium boletus DSM 14713 includes the following:
- a CDS encoding TolC family protein, which encodes MRRVPSLFLSCLLLGASTASAGSTAAVAPSAAATRDSLSLDSLPDEDGLAQLLWERSTEFTQARSRVDSAQADLTRTRLLPNPELDLSWNTLPLGPTNPPGLHRLRDVPNYQAGISQLVELGKRGPRQQSARAALASTALDVQSELRERTYDLLERVAAVATAQVRLDELERLTTDAARLTELQRIRQQRGDTAGLDVDRAVLEEAQLQGQLAEEHSHLTEALLECSRVAGLACVPFDHRETAAAFLTRRLARPASEPGDVQQRPDLRALQAQRQSAQADLTLARRGWVPDPTFRAGYVHDRFTESGNQLDSLFVGMSFPLPVFDHGQASARLASAQAEAAERTRQQLTAQAQRDLRALTAQRDALERRRQRVRQQNLPLASTLVERLDAAVKAGGASLQDLLFARRTYGQLLLDAAELDLNAFRLSVALDRAHATGPQAPAELRAHF
- a CDS encoding DUF262 domain-containing protein; this encodes MKIYDEGAESLHEILRAASSDQGATLLVPDLQRPYVWSPSQVTLLVDSLLRGWPFGTLLLWSVHKEDLAGIPSRPFWRIADRTDEFDDAQVSKSNPPAQFRMVLDGQQRLQSLLLAFGGDSWGFRLLDQEWSMVLDAERPKGKNAKRHWSLGHLSLDVWAFRERVKEVGGVGNVDFRDVLSWVVQSPNDGRSTLSRPANYKHPIASALDAENKGRFVRLSRLWDLASTQPGLFEQHFRQKLKPLLSAHDVPKEIIEDVLVPLAELVVTLVSIKQSKVSYLQLSPFDAEVINQDVYNDAIVNIFTRLNTAGRALTRQEITFAWIKTGWDASKTSNRTAGRCFEDLNEALAAAGVSIDIDALVGLVSAMWSVLHRDGALLTATDLLRGEKVRPMAQDLVKNWDILVANAVEGAQLVQDRGFRFGEHYRSLNVLTLLLAWRLLGRWWLEAHPLSVADRDGFEKSLDVAFKDHCDRWILLSQWSGRWVKSTDKAFAEYTKDLATDWSKLAVLASPDDVIGALKTRMDVWIGALQAESSKYIDDLAVLTRNRVHDYYLPLWLWHRLDAQRWKASALPLRESKRGSPSLDVDHIVAVKLWETLPGAQAQAQADADDESALSADDLSTTMNALGNCCLLEKSFNIAKSAESLRAFLERVHEFKTGQLKVDDWTRELGVDAMLVDPSDKPAVDVRLVVEARTTAMKAELKEYLVGTRQRADV
- a CDS encoding transposase, coding for MSMRKTPNNLVERQLRDLVLGRKNHYGSKSLRGTEVAALFYSLIETARLGGEDPGRYLLRAALAAIDNPGTVTLPSSSD
- a CDS encoding pentapeptide repeat-containing protein, with amino-acid sequence MGWLENVIFKDQEIEGRRLELTDKNSLYYLSVGLVVRNCTIVLKVSAKNLIINQSSFIGCTFEVKQELKNHQSWVNASLKGCRFTGRLSGCTFGYWPDSASGWEHGAIEDCDFSEARLNGCRFMGCDPSTLRLPGWPHFTVLDPVHRAPELLRVPWPGRHGDVTVGVLNKQPPGTAAVTMFAPIIAKEDESTEEEIRAHIERFDFIRF